The Gloeobacter violaceus PCC 7421 DNA window CCATCATCGCGAACAGGGCCGGCGAAATCACCCCAAGGTCCAGGCCGATGTTGAGAATAATCAGTTCCATCAGCCCGCGGGTGTTCATCAGCACCCCCAAGGCCGACGCCTCGCGCCACTCCAGACCCGAGAGCTTTGCCGAGAGGGTCGTGCCGCCGAACTTGCCCAGGGTCGCAGCGAGGATCACCAGGGCGCAATCGAGCCAGAGCGCTTCGTTGTTGAGCAGGCCGAACTGGGTGCGCAGGCCCGTGTAGGCAAAGAAAATCGGCAGCAAAAAGACGACCGTAAAATCCTCGGTCTTCTCCGCCAGATCCCGCACGAAGATGCGGCGCTGGGGCATCACCGCCCCGAACAAAAAGGCGCCGAAGATGTTGTGGATACCGATCAGTTCGGTGATCGTGGCCGAAACGATCAATCCAATAAAGATCACCGCCACCCACAGTTGGGTGAGCCGCCCGTCGCTGCTTTTCTCGACGTAATCGGCCAGGCGCGCCAGCAGCATCCGGCCCACGGTGAGCATGAAGCCGATATAGACCACCGCGAGCAGCGTCGTGGGCACCGCCCCCAGCATGTCGCCCGAGCGCACCACCGAAATCACGAAAGCGAGCAGACACCAGGCCGTCACATCGTCCACGGCGGCACAGGTGATGGCGATCGCCCCCAGGTAAGTCCTGTGCAAATTGCGCTCAGTCAGAATGCGCGCCAGCACCGGAAAGGCCGTCACCGACATCGCCGCCCCCATAAACAGGGCAAAGGACGTAAACGGCACGGCGCTGGTGGAGAGCGACTGGTAGAGATAGAGCGCCAAGAGCGCCCCCAAAAAGAACGGCGCGATGATGCTCACGTGGGAGACGACCACCGCTGCGTGCCCCTTGCCTTTGAGGTTGTCGGCGTTAAATTCCAGCCCCACCAGAAACATAAAAAACACCAGCCCCACCTGGGCCAGGATGTTCAGGTAAGGCAGCGTCTCCGGCGGAAAGAGCATCGCCGACCACTCCGGGGCGATCATGCCGAAAAACGAGGGGCCGAGCATGATCCCGGCCACGATTTCGCCGATCACCAGCGGTTGGCTGATTTTCTTGAACAGCAGGCCCATCGCCCTGGAAAGGGCAATGATGACGCCAATCTGAATCAGGAGCAGCATGACGATCTGGCCGTCCGCCGGTCCCGCCGCCGCCGCGGCCAGAAGGGGTGAGCTGGCGATCCCCATAGACAGTTTCCGGGCGAATGTGGCACCCTCAGCCTAAGAGCGCCGCCTTCAATTCACCCATAGGCCGGGTGTCGTATTGTGCGGGCGACTATGTGTCCCAGGAGATAGGCCGATGATCGTATTTGCCGCTCAGTGGGATTGCGACTAGCGGATCCAACCTTCGCGCAGGGCGCGCACGGCGGCCTGCACCCGGTCGTTGACGCCGAGTTTGGCGATGATATTGCTGACGTGCACGCGCACGGTGCCGGAGGCGATGTAGAGCCGCCGGCCGATTTCGGCGTTGGTGAGGCCGTCGGCGATCAGCTTGAGCACTTCCATCTCGCGCTCCGAGAGCGGATTGTCCGCCCCGGCCTGGGGAATGCGCCCCAGGTCCCGAAGCACCCGATCGGCAATGTCCGGGTCGAGCCAGGCCGCCCCGTCGCGCACCGAAGCGACGGCCGCCAGCAGGCGGCTGGCGATCCCGGCGGTCGCCTTGAGGCAGTAGCCGTCCGCTCCGGCGGCCAGGGCGCCGAAGACGCTCTCGTCCTCGTCGTGGGAGGTGAGTGCGAGGACACGCATCGCCGGGTATTCGCGCTTGAGGATGCGCGTCACCTCGGTGCCGCTCATCACCGGCAGCCCCAGATCCATCAGCACCAAATCGGGCTGCAACGAGCGGGCGAGGGCGAGGGCCTGCTCGCCATCCGCCGCTTCGCCCGCCACTTCGTACTCGGGAGTCTGCGAGAGCACCTGGCGCAATCCGATGCGCATCAGGGCGTGGTCTTCGACGATCAAGATCCGGGTCATGGCCCCTCCGCAAGCGGCAGTGTGAAATAAAACGTGCTTCCGAGGCCCGGCTCGCTCTCAGCCCAGATCCGCCCGCCGTGCGCTTCGACCACCTGTCGGCACAGATACAGCCCCAGCCCCGTGCCGGTGGCGTAGCTTTCCGCCTGGGCAAAGCGCACGAACAACAGAACACTCTTTTCGGGCGGGATGCCCCGGCCGGTGTCGCGCACCGCCACGCGCACAGCACCCTCGAAAGGCTCCAGGCGCAGGTGCACCCGGCCGCCGGCGGGGGTGAACTTGAGGGCGTTGTCCACCAGATTGACGAGCACCCGCCGCAGCTGCTGGCGGTCGCAGGGCACCGGCGGCAACGGTCCGCTCACTTCCACCAGCAATGTCTGATTGCGGCTTTGAGCCAGGGGGCGCAACTCCTCGATGCCCTGAGCGACAAAGGCGGCCAGATCCGTCGGTTCTTTGCGCAGCCGCATGCGCCCGGCTTCGTAGCGGTAGATGGTGAGCAGGCTTTCGACCAGACCCAACAGTTCGCGGTGACTCTCGATGACCGCCAGGAGAATTTGCTGCTGGCCGTCGCTCAGAGGACCGTACTGGCCATCGAGGGTGAATCCCAGGGTCTGGACTGCCGCGAGTAGCGGCGTGCGCAGATCGTGGGTGAGGGTGGCGACAAAATCTTCGCGCAGCCGCTCGCTTTCTTTTTGGGCAGTGATGTCGCGCAGAACGGCGACACCACCCAACAGTTCGCCCTCCCCGGTACGCAGGGGGGCGGCAGTAATCTGCAACACCCGCGGTTGGGCGCCGGAACCCTCCAGGCGGTACAGATCGCTGGCAAGATTGCCTTCGCGTACGGCGCGCTCAAAGACTGTCCGCTCCGGTGCGACCGGTTCGCCGAGGGCGTCGCGCAGCCGCAGCGTCCGCCAGTGCGCGAGCTCCCCCGGCGGACTGTCCAATAGCGACCAGAGCGCCCGGTTGGCAGTGCGCAGCCGCCCGGACGAATCGTAGACCAGTACCCCTTCGGCGATCGCTTCGATCACCAGTTCGAGCTTGTCTTTTTCGGCGGTGAGGTTGGCAAGCAAGCGGCGGTTGGCCTCCGCCTCCGCGCCGATGCGCTCGCGCATCGCCCCGAACGAGTCGATGAGCACCTGTAACTCCAGGGCCGGCGCCGTCGGCATCGGTGGTCCCACCTGGGCAGTCGGTGCTGCGAGCGCCTGGTTTTGCATCTGCTCGCTCAGTTGCTGCAGCGGCCGGCTGATGCGTTCGCTCAACCAGTAGGCGAATCCAACGGCGGCGGCGGCGACGAAAAGCAGCCCCGCGGCGAACCGCTGCAGGCCCACCAACGGATCGGCGAGGGCCGCGCGGGCGGGGCTCGTCACCACGACACCCCAATCGGTACCGGCGATCGGTGCAAACGCCGCCAGTTGCTCCACCCGGTCGCTGTCCACCGGCTGCTCGTAGCGCGCAGTGCCGCGCCGATTTTTGAGTACCTGGCGGACCGGAGGCAGTTCCGTCGGCACCGCGCCGCTGAGGGCCAGCTGTCCCTGGGAGTGGGCCAGGGTATGACCGGTCCTGTCGACCACCCAGATCTGGCGGTCGGCGGTGGACTGCGAGCGCACCTGACTCTCGATGGCGCCCAGATCGAGCAGGCTGACGAGTGCCCCCCGTTCAAAGGTCGGATAGGCGACGGCGATGGCGGCCAGCGGCGCGCCGTCGTAGATCGAAGCGAAGACGGAGGAGTAGTACACGGGTCCTGCCGCCCCGGTAGTCGGGAAGACCGAAGCCGGCAGCACCCGACCCCGCCAGAGCGTCGGCTTGGCACTCGCCGTCACCCGGCGGCGACCATCCACCAGCAGCAGATGGCGAAACAGCGGCGTGGTGCTCATTAAGCGCGCCAGAGCCCCATCTTGCTCGGCAGATCTGAGGCGGGTAAGGGCTGAGCGTGGGTCGGCGGCTTTTTGCACCGGCTCGAGCACCAGGTTCAACTCGTAGCGCAGGTTGCTCGCCAGCAGATCCGCCAGGCGCAGGTGATCGTCGAGCACCGCCTGTTCGCGCTCCGGCAGGGCGCGTCGAAACAGAGCAAACTCGACCAGCCCCAAGACCGCCACCGGCACGAGGGCCGCCAGCGCAAAGGCAAGCTGATACTGGGTGCGCAACCGGGTAGCCATGCATGGTTCAGTCGACTCCGGCTTTCAGGTTAACCGCTCAAGAAGCCCTTACAGCAGGCCGCTGAAGACCTTGCGGGCCGGACCGGTCATCAGCAAATGGTTCGTGGCGCCGTCCCAGCGGATCTCGATTGGCCCGCCGGGCAGTTCGACGGTCGCTTCGGTGTGGGAAAGGCCGTTGAGCACCGCCGCCACCAGCACCGCGCACGCGCCGGTGCCGCAGGCGAGGGTGGGACCGGCACCGCGCTCCCAAGCTTTGACCCGCAGGTGGGTGGGACTGATCACCTCGGCAAAATGGGTGTTGACGCGCTCAGGAAAGTGGCGATCGCGCTCAAAAAGCGGACCGAAGCGGTGCAGATCCACCGTGGCCAATTCGTCGACGAACACCACGGCGTGGGGGTTGCCCATGTTGACGCAGGTGACCCGCCAATCGACCCCGCCCACGGGGATGGACGCCGCCACCGCTTTTTGGTCCGCCGGGGCGAGGGTGGTCGGGATCTCATCCGCCAGCAGGTGGGGCGGTCCCATGTCTACTCTCACCCGGCCGTCGGCCAACAGATCAATATTCAACAGGCCCGCCCCGGTCTCCACCCGGTAGCCGCTTCCCGTCCCGCCCATCCCCAGTTCGCGGGCAAAGTGGGCCAGGCAGCGGATGCCGTTGCCGCACATCTGCGCCTCGGAGCCGTCGTTGTTGTAGATGCGCATGCGAAAGTCGGCACCCGTCTCGGCGCTCAGCAAAAAGATCACCCCGTCCGCCCCGACCCCGAAGTGCCGGTCGCACACCGCCGCGGCCTCTTCGGCGGAGAGCACCGGTTCGGCTGCGGTGCGGTTGTCGATGAGTACAAAGTCGTTGCCGAGGCCCTCGTACTTGACAAAAGAAAGCGTGCCGGGGGCGAAAGTCATGGCCTGTTGGGATGAAGACTGCGCTTTCTATCATGCCATTCGGGCGGGGACAAATACGGAACCGCCCGGTGGAATCCCTTTCAGCAGGCTGGCCCGATCCCTACTGTTGCCCAGGACGCGCCGCCTTGCACCAGGACTATGACCGATTTTTTCGATTCGATCCAACCGCTCATCGTTCATGCCGAACAGCAGGGAAGCACGCTGCAGTGCGCTTTTCGCTGCCCGGCTACCGGTGAAACCGTCGAAGCGAGCGCCCATCTGCAGAAGCGGGAGACCGCCATGGCCGGGGTGGCCCAGAGTGTCGGCACCGGCATGCTGCACAGTCTCAAGTACTCGGTGGGTCTGATGATTCGAAGTGCCCTGGGCTACGGTTTTATGGGCCGCCTGCTGGGGGATGCGAGCGACACGCTGCTCAACCAGGGCTACGGCGGCTCCCAGCCGCGCTTTAGCGAAGAAGAGCGCAAAGATGCCCTGGTACGGGCTTTTCAGGCCAGCAATTTCTTCATCTGGGACGGCCGCCAGGGCGGCTGGATCTCGGCGTCGGCGGCCCGGCAGCTCTATACCGACTTCGAGCAGCAACTGAGCGCCTACCCGGTCGAGGCCCTGTACGACCGGTCGATCCTGGCGCGGATGCTGATGGCGGTAGCCCGGGCGGACGGGCGGCTTGCCGAGCAGGAGCGGGCGTTTGTGGTCCAGTTTGTCGATCCGCAATTCGGTTCGCCCGATAGTCCGGACGGCGCGCCTCCTCCGAGCCCGGTCGAACTGGAGGAAACTGCCGAGGGACCGGCCCGCGAAACGATGCTGATGCTCGCCTGGTCGCTCGCCCTCACCGACGAACATTTAGATGCAAGTGAAACGGCTTTGCTCGGCGGGTTTGCCGACGGCCTTGGCATCGACGCCCACCGCCGGGGCGAATTGATGCACTGGGCGCAGATCTATCTGCTGGAGCGGGTGATTGGCCAGTGTCTGATAGATGGCAAGCTTTCCCGGCAGTACGAAGAGCAGATTGTCCGGTGGGCTCCCCAGATCGGCCTCAACGCCTACCAGACTGAGCGGGCCATCGTCCAGTACAAAAAGCGGCACCACCTGGTTTGACTTTATCCTGGCTTGGTTGTTGGCGAGTCGCGCTTGTGCAGTGCCTGATGCAGGCTGCGAAAGCTACTGTAGAGGCAAGAAACAACAAGAAGAAAAAGGCTTCGGACTCGGCCAATGGCAAAAACCAACTTACTGAACACCCGTACCATTAATTTTCTTGAACT harbors:
- a CDS encoding TerB family tellurite resistance protein, translated to MTDFFDSIQPLIVHAEQQGSTLQCAFRCPATGETVEASAHLQKRETAMAGVAQSVGTGMLHSLKYSVGLMIRSALGYGFMGRLLGDASDTLLNQGYGGSQPRFSEEERKDALVRAFQASNFFIWDGRQGGWISASAARQLYTDFEQQLSAYPVEALYDRSILARMLMAVARADGRLAEQERAFVVQFVDPQFGSPDSPDGAPPPSPVELEETAEGPARETMLMLAWSLALTDEHLDASETALLGGFADGLGIDAHRRGELMHWAQIYLLERVIGQCLIDGKLSRQYEEQIVRWAPQIGLNAYQTERAIVQYKKRHHLV
- a CDS encoding sensor histidine kinase yields the protein MATRLRTQYQLAFALAALVPVAVLGLVEFALFRRALPEREQAVLDDHLRLADLLASNLRYELNLVLEPVQKAADPRSALTRLRSAEQDGALARLMSTTPLFRHLLLVDGRRRVTASAKPTLWRGRVLPASVFPTTGAAGPVYYSSVFASIYDGAPLAAIAVAYPTFERGALVSLLDLGAIESQVRSQSTADRQIWVVDRTGHTLAHSQGQLALSGAVPTELPPVRQVLKNRRGTARYEQPVDSDRVEQLAAFAPIAGTDWGVVVTSPARAALADPLVGLQRFAAGLLFVAAAAVGFAYWLSERISRPLQQLSEQMQNQALAAPTAQVGPPMPTAPALELQVLIDSFGAMRERIGAEAEANRRLLANLTAEKDKLELVIEAIAEGVLVYDSSGRLRTANRALWSLLDSPPGELAHWRTLRLRDALGEPVAPERTVFERAVREGNLASDLYRLEGSGAQPRVLQITAAPLRTGEGELLGGVAVLRDITAQKESERLREDFVATLTHDLRTPLLAAVQTLGFTLDGQYGPLSDGQQQILLAVIESHRELLGLVESLLTIYRYEAGRMRLRKEPTDLAAFVAQGIEELRPLAQSRNQTLLVEVSGPLPPVPCDRQQLRRVLVNLVDNALKFTPAGGRVHLRLEPFEGAVRVAVRDTGRGIPPEKSVLLFVRFAQAESYATGTGLGLYLCRQVVEAHGGRIWAESEPGLGSTFYFTLPLAEGP
- a CDS encoding response regulator, whose product is MTRILIVEDHALMRIGLRQVLSQTPEYEVAGEAADGEQALALARSLQPDLVLMDLGLPVMSGTEVTRILKREYPAMRVLALTSHDEDESVFGALAAGADGYCLKATAGIASRLLAAVASVRDGAAWLDPDIADRVLRDLGRIPQAGADNPLSEREMEVLKLIADGLTNAEIGRRLYIASGTVRVHVSNIIAKLGVNDRVQAAVRALREGWIR
- the dapF gene encoding diaminopimelate epimerase; this translates as MTFAPGTLSFVKYEGLGNDFVLIDNRTAAEPVLSAEEAAAVCDRHFGVGADGVIFLLSAETGADFRMRIYNNDGSEAQMCGNGIRCLAHFARELGMGGTGSGYRVETGAGLLNIDLLADGRVRVDMGPPHLLADEIPTTLAPADQKAVAASIPVGGVDWRVTCVNMGNPHAVVFVDELATVDLHRFGPLFERDRHFPERVNTHFAEVISPTHLRVKAWERGAGPTLACGTGACAVLVAAVLNGLSHTEATVELPGGPIEIRWDGATNHLLMTGPARKVFSGLL
- a CDS encoding cation:proton antiporter, whose translation is MGIASSPLLAAAAAGPADGQIVMLLLIQIGVIIALSRAMGLLFKKISQPLVIGEIVAGIMLGPSFFGMIAPEWSAMLFPPETLPYLNILAQVGLVFFMFLVGLEFNADNLKGKGHAAVVVSHVSIIAPFFLGALLALYLYQSLSTSAVPFTSFALFMGAAMSVTAFPVLARILTERNLHRTYLGAIAITCAAVDDVTAWCLLAFVISVVRSGDMLGAVPTTLLAVVYIGFMLTVGRMLLARLADYVEKSSDGRLTQLWVAVIFIGLIVSATITELIGIHNIFGAFLFGAVMPQRRIFVRDLAEKTEDFTVVFLLPIFFAYTGLRTQFGLLNNEALWLDCALVILAATLGKFGGTTLSAKLSGLEWREASALGVLMNTRGLMELIILNIGLDLGVISPALFAMMVIMALVTTFATTPILEWIYPLNRFGTPATEPGTPEEAAALPDPETTYTIVVPVANPNSQQGLLRMAQALASPAVPAARIYPVNLVRLGDEYSYDSLPEQAEQLVDQSRTRLEALVARVFEDARYVQPMSQVSDDVPADICRLAQLHSADLVLLGWHRPTFSQDLLGGNVRPILEAACADVAVYIDKGLVVGAGTRIAVPYSGTIHDRLAVEIALRLAVGHGATVKILQASPISRETRDLVALFEQSVAIETSPLLNDPLGDIVEASRKQDLLVVGTSAQWGLDRHIFGKSTDELATRCQTSLLIVKHHKGTTPHLEDLLTAQARAPIALPAQE